TGGACCTTTTCAGGCAGCCCAACCAGGTGCTCCCGCGTCTGCTGCAGGATGTAGCCGCTGTCATAACCGGCGGACTCGTAGATGCGTCCGATGGACGCCAGCATGCCGGACACATCCGACCCGCCCGCCACACTACCGGCCTGCCCTGTCGACGATCCAATCGACGACAAAAACTCGGAGACGACGCCTGGGATTTCCCGGTCGAACGATCGCCCCAGATTGTTGACGAAATTCTGCTTTTGTTCCGGCGTGGCAGAATTCCATTGTTTCTGAATCTGATCTCCGAATTGCTGCCTCATCTGCTGAGGCAACGTGCGCCACAATTCGTCCAGAGTTGTCCCGCCGCCGGTATCGGTCGCGTCATCCGGCCGCCCTGACCCAACGGCCCCGGCCAGCCCGTCGATGAAGCCCGGCAAGTTGAAGCCGTCGCTGCCACCGCCCGACGATTCTCCGCCAGAGCTTTCATCGCCGCCCATCCAGCCAGGCAAACTGCTGCTGCCATCGCCCAGTTCGATGTGCTCGTTGTGTAACGGTTCCAGCTCTTTCTGGTATCGGTCCAAATAATCGTGCCAGTACTCAGGAAAGTACTGCGGCGTCAAAGGTTCGATCCCATCGAGCACGCGACACGCCACGCGGCCGGTGCCGGATTGCAGAACAGTAGCCTTCAAAGATTCAGACAGCGTGACGGCAAAGAAGGTGATCACCATCACAATAATGCCACCTTTGACCAGGCCGAAGATTCCGCCCAGATGCCGATCGAAGTCTTTAAACTTGGCCTGCTCCAGCCAGCTGTTCAAAATCCGAGCCAGCATGAAGGCTCCCACCGAGAAGCCCAGATACAGAATGAACATCGCGATCCAATGACGCAGCGGCTGCTCAACGTTGATCTGAGGTTCGATGGCCGGCGCAAGCTGGTCTGCAAACTTGAAGCACAAAATCAGCGCAGCGATCCAGGCCAGCTGAGTGACCAGACCGCGTTGAGCTCCCTGCCAAGCGCAATACGCCAAAATTGCCAGAACGACGATGTCGTACCAAACCATGATTCCCGTCCCATTTCCAACCTTCGGACAGCCGTGCCCGCAGCCAGCGAAGTATAGGTGGTTTGAGCCAAACCCGGAAAGAGGGAATTTCAGACGGGATTACACGCCCCGGACGACCGCTGGTCACCAGACTTTCCGATCGAATCGGTTTCGAACCGGCCGCAGGAATGGTTACGGTCAATTGCTCGAATCCAGACGAGATCGGCCTCGTTAAAACTGCTTGCGGCTGTCAAGCATCAGAGTCACCGGGCCATCATTGACCAAAGCAACGTCCATATCCGCCTGAAACGTACCTGCCTCAACGGGCACTCCAAGGCCTCGCAGTTCCGCCACGAAACTTTGATACAGACGATTAGCCAGTTCCGGCCGCGCGGCTGCAATAAAACTTGGGCGACGACCTTTGCGACAATCGCCGAGCAACGTGAACTGGCTGACAACCAACGCCGCTCCGCCGATGTCTTTTAGATCGAGATTCATCTTGTCATCGTCATCTTCGAAGACTCGTAAGCCGGCAACCTTGGCCGCCAGCCAGATGACGTCCTGTTGACTGTCGTCGGCCGCGACACCAAGCAGAATCAAAAAACCGGCTTCGATCTTTCCCACGATGTCGCCGTCGACCGTGACGGAGGCCTGGGAAACTCGTTGAACAACGGCACGCATGTTTCACTTTCAGATTCGCAATCAAAACCGACCAGCACGCCGTTCGCGCGATGGCAGGATTTCCAGACAGGTTGTCCACCAACCAGTCAACACAGTTTCGGTGAACTCGTCGGGAAGATGCTCCGCACGCATTTCGGCAGCCAGTCGCTTGTGATCATAGACCACCGGTACGAACTCCACCGAGACGTCGACACCACTTCCGTGAAAAGTGCAGGGAAGGGCATTCGAATTTTTTTCGCCGCCGATTTCGACAATCGAGTACCAGACGTTCGTTGAGCCATCATTCTCCGGCCGCCCCAACACACCGACGTTAATGTAGCGACGTCCGCCGCTCAGTTCACGCTGCCAGTGGATGCCGGAATGAGTTCCGACAATCACGTCGGCGTTGTATTCGTCAGCGAGTCGATTCAGGAACGCTGTACTGGTTGAAGACTCCCACAAGAATTCGTTTGTTCGTCGAGGACTGCCATGGCACAGCAACACGCGCAGGCCATCTACTTTCAGTCGTATCTCAGAAGGCAATTCCCGAAGCCACGCTTTGTTAGTATCGCAGGTGTTCGCCAGAGTGTAGTCGTAGCTTAACTGAGCGAAGTGGTTATCTTTCGGATCGGTGTAGCCGCATTGGCAGTCGTTCAATTCGTTACCGATGCTGTCGTCATAGTTGCCTTGAATGCACGCTACATTGTGCCGTTGCAGGATCGGAAACACTCGGTCAGGATGCGGGCCGAAGGCACCAAGGTCGCCAAGGCAATACATGGCATCAACACCACGAGCCCTGGCATCAGCGATCGCCTGTTCCAGCGCGAGATAGTTGCTGTAGAGTCCTCCGAACAACGCGAGCTTCATGTTTCGGAACTCGCCGTCGGATTTCGCAGCGTCGTGTTCGAACAAATCGCACCGTACTGATAGCACGTGTAGCACGCTCCGTGACTCAACGGAAACTCGCCCAACGATTCCGCCAGCGTGTCACCCTTCTTTCCGTCCGACGCTTCCAGTAAAATCGGACAGACGAACACCCCGCGATTCGTAATGACTCGACTGTGATGACACAGCAACTGGTCCCGATCGAAGCCGTGCATCATTTGCGGCGTGATCCGTTCCGTAGATTGATATCCCTCGGTTCGATTCTCTTCAGCCCCGATCTTCAGACGCGGTAGAATTTTCAGACGCGGCCGTCGACAACCGTGCGCCTTTAACACACGGCGGAACTGTTCGAGGATGTCATCGCTTTCAGAATCGTCCCAGGTTTGAGTCATTGTGATGATCGGCAGGAAGTCGTGTTCGCACAATAGTTCAACGCCCCTCATCGCTCGTTCGAACGTGCCTTCACCACGCACCGGATCGTTGATGTCCGGCGTCGGGCCATCAATAGAAACTCGCAACTCCAAACTAAAGCCAGACTCGTCTTCAGCGCGCCGCAATTCCTGCAGCCATTCGGTTTTCAATACTGTGCCGTTCGTTAACACAGTCGCCGGGCCATACTGCAGAGTGCGTTGCAGCATCGGAACAAGGTCTTTGTTCAGAAACGGCTCACCACCGGTGAAGTAATACTCCCGCACTCCGTACGCGATCGATTCGGCTAAAGCGGCTTCAACCTGCTGCAGGGTTAAGAATTCGAAGCTGTGATTGTGAGGACTGCAACTGATGAAGCAGTGTCGACACGTGAGATTGCAGACCGTGCCCGAAACCTGGAACCACAATTCGTCCAACGATCGCAGCTCAATGTTTGGAACAGTCTCATCAGGCAACGTCGCGGACTTCATGCGTTCGCTCCGTTTGTAGAAGCAAAGTGTTCAAACACCTGATCGACCTGCTGCAGCCCGATTTGCATTAGAAATCGAGAATCGCGGCCATAGCTGGCGGCACCCAGAATGTAAAAGTTGGGCTCCGGATTCTGAAGTAACTCACACCCCGTCGAGGTCTGCTGCAGGCAGTCGTTGGAAGATTCTCCCAGCAGGTGAGCCGCAAGTTTGATCGGCCCGTCCGTCGCGTAGCATCGATGGATCTGCAGTTCGCGGAACGGATCGGTGTTCGGGCGGTAACCGGGGTTAGCGATGATATGGTCGCAGAAAATGCGCTCCACCCTGCCCTCGCCTGATTCCGGATTCGTGAACAGCTTCACCGCGAATCCGGATTCTGTCTGTTCGATTTCATCAACATGCAGACCGGGCCTCCAATCAACGATCGGATCGTCACCAACTGCCAGCCGGTTGGCTCGATCAGTAAGCTCCGCGCGCATCGGCAACGGATCATCGATCACTTGTCGTAATGGCTTGTCACAATTGCCTCGCGTGATCCATGTGATTTTGGTAGCGGCGTCATCGCCGGCGAGGTCCGCCAGCAGGCACACCGACGTCGCTGCCGAGTATCCGCTGCCAATCACGAGGGAGTGCCGGCCTCGATACCGATCGCCTTCCGCGCCGGCCACGTTGGGGATGCCATAGTCGCTATCAGTCAGCAATAACTGTTCGCCGACACACGGCATCCCCCCTGCCCCGACGAAATGGTGTCGTGACGTGAATCCCGAACAATCCAGCAACACGTCCGCGTCGAAAATTCGTTCGCCGTCATTGGTGCGTACCAGAATCCGAAACGGCTGGTCGGCTCGACCTGGCTGACCAATGCGATCGGACTTACCGAATGCGCGACGACTCACGGCAACGACTTCGTGTTGAGTCAGCACGCAACCGGACAGCGCCGTACTATTCGCGAGCGGCCGCAGATAACGTTCGCAAAACTGTCCACCGTGAAGCAAATCGTCCAAAGCCGGCGGCTGCTGATCTGCTATGAGGCTCCGGCCGACTGTTGAGCTGTTCATTCCAAACGGCGTGAACAGTGGAACGTGCTTCCACCGCTGAATAGCGTCTCCAATATCGCCGCGTTCGAGGACCGTTACGTCGAAGCCCTGGCTGACAGCTTTCACAGCCGCTTCAAGTCCGATCGGTCCGGCACCAACAATGACAAGGCGATTCTTCTGCATAGTGCCGCAGGTGTACACAAAGTCGCGGCTCATCGCATCCGTCGACAGACATAATCCGACAGCAAACCCGCGAAGAATGCCCTCACCGCATGGGCCATGTGAGCTGCGTTACAAGTCCGTAGAGGCCACGGCGCGATCATACGTCAACCCATCCATGCTGATTTGCGGTTCACGATCCACCAACAGGTCTGCCAGCAGCGCGCCGGTTCCCGGCGACATCTGAAGCCCCGACCGAAAGTGCCCTGCCCCGACAAACAGGTTTTCAAATTTGGGGACTCGCCCAAGGAACGGCAACTCATCTGGCGAGCCCGGCCGCAAACCAGCCCAACACTTCACCACTTCAGCCTTACCGAGTTCCGGGACCAGCGACGCCGCGAATGTCAACAGCCCGGAAATAGCGTCCGCAGTCGTACGTTTTTCGAAGCCAACGTGCTCTTCCGTCGCGCCAACCAGAATCAGCCCGTCGGTCCGAGGCACAAGGTAACGTCGTCCCTGCTCAACAACGCACGAAAACGGAAGACGATTGGCCTTCAGCAACGCGATCTGCCCGCGCACTGGTTTCACCGGCAGCGAAATACTGAGCGGAGCAAGAACCTGATTCGTCCACGATCCAGCTGTCACGCAAATTCGATCGGCGGCAAACGTGTGATCGAATGTCGACGCCGTCACGAACCCGTCGTTGCCTGCAGTGAGTCGCACTCCATCGACGTACTCAACAATCTCAACCCCAACATCCCGGCAGGCCGCTGCAAGAGCTTTCATGTGACGCGGATTCCGCACCTGGCCAAAGTCGGGCAACACTACACCGTGTTCAAACGTCTCGTGCAGATCAGGAACATGCTGTTCCAGACCTGTTCGGTCCAGGGTGAGCACATGAAGACGTTCGGCTTGCCATGCCTGAACCTGCTCGCCGAAGAGTCCATCATCTGTTGGTAGTTCGACCGCACCGCACTGACGAAACCCGTTATCGATTCCGGTACGATCTTTCAACAGGGCCGCCAGTCCCTTCCACATCTCGTGACTGTAAGATCTCAGCCGCGCTTCGGGCGTAGTTGCCTGGGAGAGATTACCTGGCGGCAACATGCCGGCCCCCGCCCACGACGCTTCACGCCCCACCGACTGACGGTCCACGACTGTAACCGCCCTGCCCTGCTCTACCAGTTTTAATGCAGTCGTGAGCCCGATGACTCCGCCGCCGATGATCAGAATGTCTGTTGAAGAATTCACGAAAGGTACTGTTGAGGTCTATGTATAGCCGGAGTCGGTTCAGCAGCGCGTGCTATCTGTCGCCTGAAGGAACAAACAGTTGCGCGGCGCTGAGTATATGTCACCGTCGCAACGTATCCAACAGACGCAGTCACCCAGCCCGCGTTTACGAAATTCGATCACGCGTTTCAGTCGGTGCCGCTTGCCGAGTGGCACTTCGCCGCAGGCGACTGCAGTACATTGCCGATCGCCGTACGATTCCACTTGCGGCCTTCTGGGAAGCCGACTCCGCGTAGATTCGGCGAAGCTGAGAGTCCAGCTCGGCAAGCAGGACCCAAATTACGTTCCATGAACGCTTCACGACTTCGGCCGGCGAAATTTCTTCCGCAGTTTCTCCACCGTGTCGTACTGCGAACAACCAATAAGATGATCATTCACCATGCCCATTGCCTGCATAAAGGCATAGGCGGTGGTTGGGCCGACGAATTTCCAGCCAAGTTTCTTCAATGCCTTCGACATCGCCATAGCTTCGTCACACGTCGTTCGTTGATAGGCTTCGGCCTTCGAAGTGAGCGGCACCCTGCCCTGCTCTTTCGGTTCCCATTGCCAGAACCACGCGGCCAGCGAACCGAAGTCACGTTCCATTTCAATGGCGCGTTGAGCGTTATTGATCGTCGCTTCGATCTTGCCCCGATGGCGGACAATGCCTTCGTCTTTCAGCAGCCTGGTGACTTGAGGTGACTTAAACTTCGCCACCGCGTGAAAATCGAAATCGTGAAACGCCGCTCGAAAGTGCTCCCGCTTCCGCAAAATTGTGAGCCAGCTTAGGCCCGACTGAAAACCTTCGAGGCAAATCTTTTCGAACAGCCGGCGATCATCGTCCACCGGGCAAGCCCATTCGGCGTTGTGATACAACACATAATCATCATGCCCCTCGCACCACCAGCACCGAGGCTGTTTGTCGTCGAGATAAGAAATTCCGACTCCGTCATTAGCCATGTTCAAACGCAATCCCGTACAGCAGTGGTCAAGTGTTCAGTCGCACGAAAACGGGGCATGTTCAATATAGCAACGCGCCCGAACTGCACTTCAGCAGGCGATTCGCTCGCATGTGGAATTTACCACAGACTGGTGTGCATAATTTGAACACTTACGGGCTCGAACACGCGTGCTTCTGGACTCCCGCAGAAACCATGAATTTGGTTAGAAAAGCTTAAATTCACGAGTTTAGCAGCAGATTCTGGCGGGGCATTCGATCAGAATCCGTTTAGAGGGATTCCCCGCCTACCCCATTATCCAGATTCTTCCCCGGAGAGACAGGTATGTTGAAAACAAACAGCGGAATTGGCGCTCGGAGCACCAATCGCCGCCGAGCTGGTTTTACGTTGATCGAACTACTAGTGGTCATCTCCATCATCGCAACTCTGATGTCCCTGATCCTCCCCGCCATCCAAAACGCGCGGGAAGCCGGAAGAAGAACTCAGTGCCTCAATAACATTCGCAATGTCACCGTGGCGTTGCTCAATTTTGCTTCCTCAAACAAGAGTCGGCTGCCAGCATTGAGTTACTACAATCGCAACCCGGGGAGCATGGTCCCGTCGTTTTCCGATGGTCGAAGCTGGGTTGTAGAAGTGCTTCCGTTTATGGATCAGCAAGGAACGTATGACCGTTGGGATAATGCTCTACCTTGGGACAGCGCAGTCGTGAACTCAAATGGCGCCCGGAATATTAATTTGGCCGGTGAACTCTATATCGAGGCGTTGGCTTGTCCGAACGATGAAAGTGCGTTCTCTATTCCGGGCGGGTTGTCATACGTTGCCAACGCTGGGTTTGGAGACTCCACGGTCGGTGCCGACGAGATGGTTCAGGATCCTGGACACTCGTTTCATGCCGAAGACTTCGATTGGGACAGTAACGGCACGACGCTTGAAGTCACTGACACCAAGTTGACGCGCGATACTGGCGTTTTTTGGTCAGAGTTTGGTTCTGTACCAAGTACTTCGAACCCGAGCGCGACCATCGGAAAGATATACGATGGCTCTGGAAACACCATTATGCTTTCCGAAAACATCAATGCAGGGCAAGGAAACTGGGCAAATCCCAGTCTGAACAGTTGTGGCATGATGTATCCGATCAGCGGTGCTCCATCCACCCCCGGGCAAACTGACCGGGCTTCGAACGCGGTGCTCGGGAATACTCCCACAGCAATCCTACCTGGAACTCAACCGTACATTAACCAACGTAAGACCGGCCCGGAGGGCGCTCCATTTCCTAGTTCAAACCATCCAGGAATCGTAGTGGTTTCAATGTGTGACGGTTCAGCGAAGACGATCAGTGAGAACCTGGATGAATATGTGTACACCCAGTTGCTAACCCCCTCAGCCTCAAGGCTTCGGACATTGGCAACTGCAACACAGTTTGTCCCTGAAAAGCCAGTCAGCGCGGACTCTTTCTAGACATGGATCTTGCGATAATGTGCGTGAGCACATCAGGCTCCCTGCGGCATTTAATTAGCACTCATTCCCCCGTTTTACTTGCATTACCCGGTTGCCCCGACTAGCCTCGTCACATAAACACGGAGCGGTCGGTTGCTCAGGGAGTTTTTAGCGTTCTCAGGATTGGTTTCTTTAGGGTTTCGTTACATGTCTAAAATCACCATAGCACTGCTGTCCTTCTTGTTGCCTGCTGCCAGTCTGCAAGCGGATGTCATAACGATGGGAAGTCATGCAATAGCATTCACGCCGTCGCTCACTCCTATCGGATCTGGAACCTTTACAAACGGCGCTGCAGCTCCTGATGTTTCCGAGTCGTACACGCTTGGGTCGAATACCGCAACTTTCAGCTTCAACTTGACGGATGACGGAGCTGTCGCGCCAGGCGCAGCTAACTTCCTTGAGCTGGCCGTCGACTTAGGGGGGTTCTTGACGACTGGTGAGAACATCACTTGGGAACTCTCGTCTTTGATCTTCGCTAGCGGTGCTGACATTTTTTCGGTCACTCAGCTCACAGGTGCCGCGGCGGTCAGTATCACGCATAACAGCGATGACATGATCACAATTCAAACTCCGACTGCGACGGCGAACCAAAGTTACACATTTCTAATCACCGATGATTTGACTGCAGCGACAGTGCCAGAACCGTCGAGCTTTGCTCTGCTGATTCTCGGAGGAGCTGGTTTTTGGGGCGTGCGGCGTCGACGTCGCCAAGGCTAAGCCGACTCGGCGTGGTGCCCGCTCAAATACGGATCTGCAATCCCAGCACGGTAGCAATCTTGTCACCGTTGGGTGGCACGTCCGTGAACAGCGTGTGTTGCGAAGCAACAGGAAGCCGCTCTAACGGTCGCCAGCCAGTGAAGGGCCTCGTGCTGATTCCAGCGTCGATATGGAGTGGCCTACCTCGCAAACGCCGACATCGACTGCGAGACGTCAAACGTTGGTCGCAAGTACGCCGCCAACCGATCCAGCACCTGCACATTGCTGCCGTAGTGGGAGTGGCCGAGGTGATCGAGGGAGTGGACTCCGGTGACTCGAATGGTGTTTACACCTT
This DNA window, taken from Fuerstiella marisgermanici, encodes the following:
- the dtd gene encoding D-aminoacyl-tRNA deacylase produces the protein MRAVVQRVSQASVTVDGDIVGKIEAGFLILLGVAADDSQQDVIWLAAKVAGLRVFEDDDDKMNLDLKDIGGAALVVSQFTLLGDCRKGRRPSFIAAARPELANRLYQSFVAELRGLGVPVEAGTFQADMDVALVNDGPVTLMLDSRKQF
- a CDS encoding DNA-3-methyladenine glycosylase I, whose translation is MANDGVGISYLDDKQPRCWWCEGHDDYVLYHNAEWACPVDDDRRLFEKICLEGFQSGLSWLTILRKREHFRAAFHDFDFHAVAKFKSPQVTRLLKDEGIVRHRGKIEATINNAQRAIEMERDFGSLAAWFWQWEPKEQGRVPLTSKAEAYQRTTCDEAMAMSKALKKLGWKFVGPTTAYAFMQAMGMVNDHLIGCSQYDTVEKLRKKFRRPKS
- a CDS encoding radical SAM protein, whose product is MKSATLPDETVPNIELRSLDELWFQVSGTVCNLTCRHCFISCSPHNHSFEFLTLQQVEAALAESIAYGVREYYFTGGEPFLNKDLVPMLQRTLQYGPATVLTNGTVLKTEWLQELRRAEDESGFSLELRVSIDGPTPDINDPVRGEGTFERAMRGVELLCEHDFLPIITMTQTWDDSESDDILEQFRRVLKAHGCRRPRLKILPRLKIGAEENRTEGYQSTERITPQMMHGFDRDQLLCHHSRVITNRGVFVCPILLEASDGKKGDTLAESLGEFPLSHGACYTCYQYGAICSNTTLRNPTASSET
- a CDS encoding NAD(P)-binding domain-containing protein; the protein is MSRDFVYTCGTMQKNRLVIVGAGPIGLEAAVKAVSQGFDVTVLERGDIGDAIQRWKHVPLFTPFGMNSSTVGRSLIADQQPPALDDLLHGGQFCERYLRPLANSTALSGCVLTQHEVVAVSRRAFGKSDRIGQPGRADQPFRILVRTNDGERIFDADVLLDCSGFTSRHHFVGAGGMPCVGEQLLLTDSDYGIPNVAGAEGDRYRGRHSLVIGSGYSAATSVCLLADLAGDDAATKITWITRGNCDKPLRQVIDDPLPMRAELTDRANRLAVGDDPIVDWRPGLHVDEIEQTESGFAVKLFTNPESGEGRVERIFCDHIIANPGYRPNTDPFRELQIHRCYATDGPIKLAAHLLGESSNDCLQQTSTGCELLQNPEPNFYILGAASYGRDSRFLMQIGLQQVDQVFEHFASTNGANA
- a CDS encoding PEP-CTERM sorting domain-containing protein (PEP-CTERM proteins occur, often in large numbers, in the proteomes of bacteria that also encode an exosortase, a predicted intramembrane cysteine proteinase. The presence of a PEP-CTERM domain at a protein's C-terminus predicts cleavage within the sorting domain, followed by covalent anchoring to some some component of the (usually Gram-negative) cell surface. Many PEP-CTERM proteins exhibit an unusual sequence composition that includes large numbers of potential glycosylation sites. Expression of one such protein has been shown restore the ability of a bacterium to form floc, a type of biofilm.), with the translated sequence MLREFLAFSGLVSLGFRYMSKITIALLSFLLPAASLQADVITMGSHAIAFTPSLTPIGSGTFTNGAAAPDVSESYTLGSNTATFSFNLTDDGAVAPGAANFLELAVDLGGFLTTGENITWELSSLIFASGADIFSVTQLTGAAAVSITHNSDDMITIQTPTATANQSYTFLITDDLTAATVPEPSSFALLILGGAGFWGVRRRRRQG
- a CDS encoding CvpA family protein, with product MVWYDIVVLAILAYCAWQGAQRGLVTQLAWIAALILCFKFADQLAPAIEPQINVEQPLRHWIAMFILYLGFSVGAFMLARILNSWLEQAKFKDFDRHLGGIFGLVKGGIIVMVITFFAVTLSESLKATVLQSGTGRVACRVLDGIEPLTPQYFPEYWHDYLDRYQKELEPLHNEHIELGDGSSSLPGWMGGDESSGGESSGGGSDGFNLPGFIDGLAGAVGSGRPDDATDTGGGTTLDELWRTLPQQMRQQFGDQIQKQWNSATPEQKQNFVNNLGRSFDREIPGVVSEFLSSIGSSTGQAGSVAGGSDVSGMLASIGRIYESAGYDSGYILQQTREHLVGLPEKVQAGVIRDWYADMSLQPNDPDNYTDVKTHIDVRILRQIDKAGVRLSDLSYELRQRLDRSRQ
- the thiO gene encoding glycine oxidase ThiO, giving the protein MNSSTDILIIGGGVIGLTTALKLVEQGRAVTVVDRQSVGREASWAGAGMLPPGNLSQATTPEARLRSYSHEMWKGLAALLKDRTGIDNGFRQCGAVELPTDDGLFGEQVQAWQAERLHVLTLDRTGLEQHVPDLHETFEHGVVLPDFGQVRNPRHMKALAAACRDVGVEIVEYVDGVRLTAGNDGFVTASTFDHTFAADRICVTAGSWTNQVLAPLSISLPVKPVRGQIALLKANRLPFSCVVEQGRRYLVPRTDGLILVGATEEHVGFEKRTTADAISGLLTFAASLVPELGKAEVVKCWAGLRPGSPDELPFLGRVPKFENLFVGAGHFRSGLQMSPGTGALLADLLVDREPQISMDGLTYDRAVASTDL
- a CDS encoding DUF1559 domain-containing protein — encoded protein: MLKTNSGIGARSTNRRRAGFTLIELLVVISIIATLMSLILPAIQNAREAGRRTQCLNNIRNVTVALLNFASSNKSRLPALSYYNRNPGSMVPSFSDGRSWVVEVLPFMDQQGTYDRWDNALPWDSAVVNSNGARNINLAGELYIEALACPNDESAFSIPGGLSYVANAGFGDSTVGADEMVQDPGHSFHAEDFDWDSNGTTLEVTDTKLTRDTGVFWSEFGSVPSTSNPSATIGKIYDGSGNTIMLSENINAGQGNWANPSLNSCGMMYPISGAPSTPGQTDRASNAVLGNTPTAILPGTQPYINQRKTGPEGAPFPSSNHPGIVVVSMCDGSAKTISENLDEYVYTQLLTPSASRLRTLATATQFVPEKPVSADSF
- a CDS encoding metallophosphoesterase family protein; this translates as MKLALFGGLYSNYLALEQAIADARARGVDAMYCLGDLGAFGPHPDRVFPILQRHNVACIQGNYDDSIGNELNDCQCGYTDPKDNHFAQLSYDYTLANTCDTNKAWLRELPSEIRLKVDGLRVLLCHGSPRRTNEFLWESSTSTAFLNRLADEYNADVIVGTHSGIHWQRELSGGRRYINVGVLGRPENDGSTNVWYSIVEIGGEKNSNALPCTFHGSGVDVSVEFVPVVYDHKRLAAEMRAEHLPDEFTETVLTGWWTTCLEILPSRERRAGRF